From Zingiber officinale cultivar Zhangliang chromosome 5B, Zo_v1.1, whole genome shotgun sequence, the proteins below share one genomic window:
- the LOC121986120 gene encoding serine carboxypeptidase-like 45, protein MQSLSWKAMAVVAAILAHVCSSSESEQQEKITKLPGQPQVNFQQFSGYVTVDQSKKRALFYYFAEAETDPSAKPLVLWLNGGPGCSSLGVGAFSENGPFRPSREVLVRNEYSWNKEANMLYLEAPAGVGFSFSSDSSYYESVDDKMTARDNLIFLQRWFEKFPRYLNRDLYITGESYAGHYVPQLAQLMVEFNKKAKIFNLKGIALGNPVLDFATDFNSRAEFFWSHGLISDTTYKIFTSACNYSRYVSEYYRGSLSPVCARVMSQVTRETSRFVDKYDVTLDVCVSSVLSQSLVLSPQQVPENIDVCIEDETVSYLNRKDVQDALHARLTGVAKWTVCSSVLQYELLNLEIPTITLVGSLVREGIPVLIYSGDQDSVIPLTGSRSLVHKLANEMGLKTTVPYRVWFEGQQVGGWTQAYGDILSFATIRGASHEAPFSQPERSLVLFRSFLQGRPLPETFSEIP, encoded by the exons ATGCAATCTTTGTCATGGAAAGCCATGGCGGTGGTGGCTGCAATCCTAGCCCATGTGTGCTCCTCCAGCGAGTCGGAGCAGCAAGAGAAGATCACCAAGCTGCCTGGCCAGCCGCAGGTCAACTTCCAGCAATTCTCAGGCTATGTCACAGTGGACCAGTCGAAGAAAAGGGCTCTTTTCTACTATTTTGCTGAAGCAGAGACGGATCCCTCCGCGAAACCCCTTGTTCTCTGGTTGAATGGAG GGCCTGGTTGCTCTTCTCTTGGTGTTGGGGCATTCTCTGAGAATGGACCCTTCAGACCAAGTAGAGAAGTGCTGGTTAGAAACGAGTATAGCTGGAACAAGG AGGCAAATATGTTGTACTTAGAGGCCCCAGCTGGTGTTGGATTCTCCTTCTCCAGTGATTCTTCCTACTATGAGAGTGTGGATGATAAGATGACAG CCAGAGACAACTTAATCTTCCTTCAACGCTGGTTCGAGAAGTTCCCTCGATACCTAAACAGGGACTTGTACATTACTGGAGAGAGTTATGCAG GGCATTATGTTCCACAACTAGCACagctcatggttgaattcaacaAGAAGGCAAAGATCTTCAATCTCAAAGGAATTGCT CTTGGTAATCCAGTTCTCGATTTCGCGACCGACTTCAATTCGAGAGCAGAATTTTTCTGGTCTCACGGATTGATATCAGATACTACCTACAAAATCTTCACCTCCGCTTGCAACTATTCGCGGTATGTGAGCGAGTACTATAGGGGCTCTCTCAGCCCAGTGTGTGCGAGAGTGATGAGCCAAGTGACAAGGGAAACAAGTCGGTTTGTCGACAAATATGATGTCACCCTGGATGTGTGTGTATCATCAGTTCTTTCACAATCCTTGGTTCTGAGTCCTCAA CAAGTCCCTGAGAACATTGATGTCTGCATCGAAGACGAGACGGTGAGTTATCTCAACAGGAAAGATGTGCAAGATGCTCTCCATGCACGCCTCACCGGAGTCGCAAAATGGACCGTTTGCAGCAG TGTTCTACAGTATGAGCTACTCAACTTGGAGATCCCCACAATTACTCTCGTGGGCTCGCTTGTTAGGGAAGGGATACCGGTGTTGATCTATAG TGGGGATCAGGATTCTGTCATCCCTTTGACAGGGAGTAGAAGCCTTGTTCATAAATTGGCGAACGAAATGGGGCTGAAAACTACGGTTCCATACCGAGTGTGGTTTGAGGGGCAACAG GTAGGTGGATGGACACAAGCATATGGAGACATCCTCTCGTTTGCAACGATAAGAGGAGCTTCGCATGAAGCACCATTCTCGCAGCCGGAGCGTTCCCTTGTGCTCTTCAGATCCTTCCTGCAAGGCCGACCGCTACCGGAGACTTTCTCGGAGATTCCCTGA
- the LOC121986119 gene encoding ribonucleoside-diphosphate reductase small chain-like, translated as MPSAQPSSAAPIPAVGGEAEYEPLLAANPKRFRSFPIAYPSIWELYKKAQASSWTAEEVDLSQDLGDWHHRLSSDERHFISRVLAFFAASDSIVIENLAARFSQEVKLFEARTFYDFQKVIEGIHTEMYALLLDTYIKDNNEKEHLFDAIETIPSVARKANWALRWIESSESFAERLVAFACVEGIFFSGSFCAIFWLKKRGLMPGLTFSNELISRDEGLHCEFACLLYSLLRSKLSEERVRSIVADAVDIEREFVCDSLPVALIGMNSELMSQYIKFVADHLLRALGYENMYMVSNPFDWMELISLQGKTNFFEKRVGEYQMASVMSSLNSDEANHEFKLDEDF; from the coding sequence ATGCCTTCAGCGCAACCTTCCTCTGCCGCCCCCATCCCCGCCGTCGGAGGAGAAGCGGAGTACGAGCCCTTGTTGGCAGCGAACCCCAAACGCTTCCGTTCCTTTCCCATCGCTTACCCGTCCATTTGGGAGTTATACAAAAAGGCCCAGGCCTCTTCTTGGACTGCGGAGGAAGTTGATCTCTCGCAGGACCTCGGGGACTGGCACCATCGCCTCTCCTCCGATGAGCGCCACTTCATCTCCCGTGTTCTGGCCTTCTTCGCTGCCTCCGACAGCATCGTGATAGAGAACCTTGCCGCTCGGTTCTCTCAAGAGGTGAAACTCTTCGAGGCCCGCACCTTCTATGACTTCCAGAAGGTGATTGAGGGCATTCACACTGAGATGTACGCGCTTCTTCTTGATACCTACATCAAGGACAACAATGAGAAGGAGCATCTCTTCGATGCTATCGAGACTATTCCTTCCGTCGCTCGCAAGGCTAATTGGGCTCTGCGATGGATTGAATCATCCGAATCCTTTGCCGAGCGACTCGTTGCCTTTGCTTGCGTCGAGGGCATTTTCTTTTCTGGTTCCTTCTGTGCTATCTTCTGGCTAAAGAAGCGTGGATTGATGCCGGGCCTTACCTTTTCAAATGAACTCATATCTCGTGATGAAGGTCTTCATTGTGAATTTGCTTGTCTCCTCTATAGCCTCCTCCGTAGTAAGCTCTCAGAGGAAAGGGTGCGGTCTATCGTTGCCGACGCTGTTGATATTGAGCGGGAATTTGTCTGTGATTCCCTTCCTGTTGCCCTTATTGGGATGAATAGTGAACTCATGAGCCAGTACATTAAGTTCGTTGCAGATCATCTTCTAAGGGCTTTAGGGTATGAAAATATGTACATGGTAAGCAATCCTTTTGACTGGATGGAGCTCATCTCGCTGCAAGGGAAGACCAACTTTTTTGAAAAGAGAGTGGGGGAGTACCAGATGGCTTCTGTGATGTCGAGTTTGAATAGCGACGAAGCTAACCATGAGTTCAAGCTGGATGAGGATTTTTAA